One window from the genome of Natronomonas pharaonis DSM 2160 encodes:
- a CDS encoding DUF7350 domain-containing protein has protein sequence MTRYTRRRLLGSSALAALGAFAGCTAEQPDDPEEDSPEEPDDGEPEDQPDAVPNIPQVDDPPNAVYKPTHREAMRHLPAVEAGDYRLSPMVTYPHSFWLITGEESEEVIPEQARGVHLMVTLWDAETGRVLPTDAGAEMRVLRDGNIVDQRAPWPMISQTMGFHFGDNVPLPADDTYTVEVDINPIQARRTGDFDGRFEEPATMSFEFEYDDDFREQVIGGVEYLDQDEWGQRGALAPPMEHGHDDHSDHDSHNDHNDHGSHNGHSDHNDHNGHNSHDGHQMPFSALPEADEYPGVDLGVHESGDARFVVRHLEASRFADDGYLLVSPRTPYNRVPLADMALSTEGPVETTLEQTLDSELGLHYGAAIDRPDSPFELVVESPPQVSRHAGYETAFLDMPSMTVGED, from the coding sequence ATGACACGATACACGAGACGACGACTGCTTGGCTCAAGTGCACTGGCCGCACTCGGCGCGTTCGCCGGCTGTACGGCCGAGCAGCCCGACGACCCCGAAGAGGACAGCCCCGAAGAACCGGACGACGGCGAACCCGAAGACCAGCCGGATGCCGTTCCGAACATTCCGCAGGTCGACGACCCGCCGAACGCCGTTTACAAACCGACCCACCGGGAGGCGATGCGGCACCTGCCGGCCGTTGAGGCCGGCGACTACCGTCTTTCCCCGATGGTGACCTATCCCCACTCGTTTTGGCTTATCACCGGTGAGGAGAGTGAGGAAGTCATCCCGGAGCAGGCCCGCGGTGTTCATCTGATGGTGACGCTGTGGGACGCTGAAACCGGCCGCGTGCTGCCGACCGACGCCGGTGCCGAGATGCGGGTGCTGCGCGACGGCAACATCGTCGACCAGCGCGCGCCGTGGCCGATGATTTCCCAGACGATGGGCTTTCACTTCGGTGACAACGTGCCGCTGCCGGCCGACGACACCTACACGGTCGAGGTCGACATCAACCCGATTCAGGCCCGACGAACCGGCGACTTCGACGGCCGGTTCGAAGAGCCGGCGACGATGAGCTTCGAGTTCGAGTACGACGACGACTTCCGCGAACAGGTCATCGGCGGTGTCGAATACCTCGACCAAGACGAGTGGGGGCAGCGAGGTGCGCTCGCACCGCCGATGGAACATGGTCACGACGACCATAGCGACCACGACAGTCACAACGACCACAACGACCACGGCAGCCACAACGGCCACAGCGACCATAACGACCACAACGGCCACAACAGCCACGATGGCCACCAGATGCCGTTTTCCGCACTTCCCGAGGCCGACGAATACCCCGGCGTCGACCTCGGTGTCCACGAGAGCGGCGACGCCCGGTTCGTCGTCCGGCATCTCGAAGCGTCGCGGTTCGCCGACGATGGGTACCTGCTCGTCTCGCCGCGAACGCCGTACAACAGGGTCCCGCTGGCTGATATGGCGCTCTCAACCGAGGGGCCGGTTGAAACGACCCTCGAACAGACTCTCGACAGCGAACTCGGCCTGCACTACGGCGCGGCAATCGACCGCCCCGACAGCCCCTTCGAGCTGGTGGTCGAGTCGCCGCCGCAGGTCTCCCGGCACGCCGGCTACGAGACCGCGTTCCTCGATATGCCGTCGATGACGGTGGGTGAGGACTGA
- a CDS encoding DUF7405 family protein gives MKFRERDGLSRREYVRAMVAAGGAAGLAACLEAFDDGDTGGNGGDEEPTVPSGDPEARSSRQHAWDETLPTDDDGNLVAPEHHVLLPLSLATDIDDDARTQVETAFQSLERAYEYSPEGLLFAVGYSHAYFDERVDSDPPIPEPTALTSMETPEFDTFDAVIHLASNHPHVVLEAEEALVGDVDAPNGTPMEATLSGVFEPAEPRRTGFLGPGLPTQHTDLDGVPDSIPEDAPFFMGFRSGFTESQAPEDRVTIQDGPFAGGTTMHISSLGLQLRTWFEQDSHFQRVAKMFSPEHAHNESVGEIGERLGTETGVAGDIAEATESHARNQGMVGHAQKAARARDEDGTPPLLRRDFNTVDGDQPGVHFVSLQRTVDEFVEVRDAMTGADLAGDGVGQRLNNGILQYIFVRRRGNFIVPPREDRSLPSL, from the coding sequence ATGAAATTCCGGGAGCGAGACGGTCTCTCTCGCCGCGAGTACGTACGCGCGATGGTCGCGGCTGGCGGTGCTGCGGGACTCGCCGCGTGTCTCGAGGCGTTCGATGACGGAGATACCGGAGGCAACGGAGGCGACGAGGAGCCGACAGTGCCGTCCGGTGACCCGGAGGCACGGTCTTCCCGACAGCACGCGTGGGACGAAACGCTCCCGACCGACGATGACGGTAATCTCGTCGCGCCGGAACACCACGTCCTCTTGCCGCTCTCGCTTGCGACCGACATCGACGACGACGCCAGAACGCAGGTCGAAACCGCGTTCCAGTCGCTGGAACGTGCCTACGAGTACAGCCCGGAGGGCCTGCTCTTCGCCGTCGGCTACTCACACGCTTACTTCGACGAGCGGGTCGACAGCGACCCGCCGATTCCGGAACCGACGGCGTTGACCTCGATGGAGACGCCGGAGTTCGACACCTTCGACGCTGTCATCCATCTGGCGAGCAACCACCCGCACGTTGTCCTTGAGGCCGAAGAGGCGCTCGTAGGCGATGTCGACGCGCCGAACGGCACGCCGATGGAAGCGACGCTGTCAGGTGTTTTCGAGCCTGCGGAGCCGCGGCGCACCGGTTTCCTCGGACCGGGGCTGCCGACCCAGCACACCGACCTCGACGGGGTTCCGGACTCCATACCCGAGGATGCGCCCTTCTTTATGGGCTTTCGGTCCGGCTTCACGGAGAGTCAGGCTCCGGAAGACCGAGTCACAATACAGGACGGTCCGTTTGCGGGCGGAACGACGATGCACATCTCGTCGCTCGGTCTCCAACTGCGGACGTGGTTCGAGCAGGACAGCCATTTCCAGCGCGTCGCCAAGATGTTCAGCCCCGAACACGCCCACAACGAGTCGGTGGGAGAAATCGGCGAGCGACTCGGCACCGAAACCGGCGTCGCCGGTGACATCGCCGAGGCAACCGAGTCCCATGCCCGAAATCAGGGAATGGTTGGACACGCACAGAAGGCCGCCCGCGCCCGCGACGAAGACGGAACGCCACCGCTGCTGCGCCGTGATTTCAACACCGTCGACGGCGACCAGCCGGGGGTTCACTTCGTTTCACTTCAGCGGACGGTCGACGAGTTCGTCGAGGTCCGCGACGCGATGACCGGAGCCGATCTGGCTGGCGACGGCGTCGGCCAGCGACTCAACAACGGCATCCTCCAGTACATCTTCGTCCGGCGGCGCGGGAACTTCATCGTGCCGCCGCGCGAGGACCGCTCGCTTCCCAGCCTGTAG